A genomic region of Raphanus sativus cultivar WK10039 chromosome 6, ASM80110v3, whole genome shotgun sequence contains the following coding sequences:
- the LOC130496549 gene encoding uncharacterized protein LOC130496549, giving the protein MSEELPKRIFNEGDEPQVTQINNNCRIDYIIKKFEKWMPKEFADVKKDPVFSQVFKLHENGLGYSARVIHSILCRELLTYMMHELWFVFARRPHRFSLQEFHAVTGFECRTSLSLKIDLEDYAYDGGFWSKVLKRKDESITLFNLWNKDKAAVMKWKNADRIRLIYLAIILCVVLARDEKANIPLKYITLVMDLEKFRKYPWGVAAYDLLCSSIAKNRHKLKEKTTSYVLDGFSYALQIWAMEAVPKIGKLCGKKLDKSFANGPRCINWRGAAKVSYDEINRLEQIFTTEDVSYPYISWEGNMVVIQSQEFRRDDDVEDDRINVVMELIRAKHDFSEHIWEFEETEVSLDLNDEAPANVEAAESEEEFETPQGSNNVSSTSRRGKKRVPDRGMEKRKHKVLSSAPKQAPFNEDMKAFVTQLFEDNFSAMEKRLQKQMSETFEQMKSDLIASRKEASVEVEHGGPSPSKATTSQPPLRRSTRGEAIASPVKFSQNDDIFRGIGTQGVENLSQASHVPEVDPSQTDKEEDWWTPMTTARGSAQWKKWSKGNGKGPQLSDTPLPQDDSPESQLYYFSEESWDRFTQWSMNPIPLQIGPTIFNSTVATRIVCAGKWLGNDEMDAYMFIWRVNTSLGRWGPTRVAFMSAIFSLQLNAAYNVFHPDKKSYQLPEFLLGYGRGELPSHGRTDLVWGVDIDRLYFPLFVNGNHWIAVTVNIIERKVEAFDCGGRRNKNR; this is encoded by the exons ATGTCTGAGGAGCTACCAAAGAGGATTTTTAATGAGGGCGACGAGCCCCAAGTGACTCAGATCAATAACAACTGCAGGATCGACTACATTATCAAGAAGTTCGAGAAGTGGATGCCAAAGGAGTTTGCTGATGTGAAGAAAGATCCGGTTTTCTCTCAGGTTTTCAAGCTTCATGAGAATGGTCTTGGCTACTCCGCGAGAGTGATACACAGCATCTTGTGCAGGGAGCTTCTGACTTACATGATGCACGAGCTGTGGTTTGTTTTCGCTCGAAGGCCACATCGATTTTCACTCCAAGAGTTCCACGCAGTGACCGGGTTTGAGTGCAGGACTAGTCTTTCACTTAAGATTGACTTAGAAGACTATGCATATGACGGTGGTTTCTGGAGCAAGGTCTTGAAGAGGAAAGATGAATCCATTACACTCTTCAACCTGTGGAATAAGGACAAGGCAGCTGTGATGAAGTGGAAGAATGCAGATCGCATTAGACTGATCTACTTGGCCATCATTCTCTGTGTGGTTTTGGCGAGAGATGAGAAGGCCAATATCCCCCTCAAATACATCACACTGGTCATGGATCTCGAGAAGTTTCGGAAGTATCCTTGGGGAGTTGCGGCTTACGACCTTCTCTGCAGTTCGATAGCCAAAAACCGTCACAAACTGAAGGAGAAGACAACAAGTTATGTGTTAGATGGATTCTCCTATGCCTTGCAGATTTGGGCTATGGAAGCTGTTCCAAAGATTGGGAAGCTTTGTGGAAAGAAACTGGACAAAAGCTTTGCTAATGGTCCTAGATGCATCAACTGGAGGGGAGCTGCAAAGGTTTCATATGATGAGATCAATAGGCTGGAGCAAATCTTTACAACAGAG GATGTCAGCTACCCATACATCTCATGGGAAGGGAATATGGTTGTAATCCAAAGTCAGGAATTTCGCAGAGATGATGATGTCGAGGATGACAGGATCAATGTTGTGATGGAGTTGATACGGGCTAAGCATGACTTCAGTGAGCATATTTGGGAATTTGAAGAAACTGAGGTTTCTTTAGATCTTAATGATGAAGCACCAGCGAATGTTGAAGCAGCTGAGAGTGAGGAAGAGTTCGAGACTCCACAAGGATCAAATAACGTAAGCTCTACATCAAGAAGGGGTAAGAAGAGGGTCCCTGATCGTGGTATGGAAAAAAGGAAGCATAAGGTTCTCTCTAGTGCACCAAAGCAAGCGCCTTTTAACGAAGACATGAAGGCTTTCGTGACACAGTTGTTTGAAGACAACTTCTCTGCAATGGAAAAGAGGCTACAGAAACAGATGTCCGAGACTTTTGAGCAAATGAAGTCGGACCTCATTGCTTCCCGAAAAGAAGCAAGCGTTGAAGTTGAGCATGGAGGGCCTTCACCTTCCAAGGCAACAACGAGCCAACCACCGTTGAGGAGGTCCACACGAGGG GAAGCAATCGCGAGTCCAGTTAAATTCAGTCAAAATGATGATATCTTTCGAGGGATAGGTACTCAAGGCGTTGAAAATCTTTCTCAGGCTTCGCATGTGCCTGAAGTTGATCCATCTCAGACAGATAAAGAAGAAGATTGGTGGACTCCAATGACTACAGCACGAGGTTCAGCACAGTGGAAGAAATGGTCTAAAGGAAATGGCAAAGGACCTCAGCTTAGTGATACACCATTGCCACAAGATGATTCTCCTGAGTCGCAACTGTATTATTTCTCTGAAGAATCATGGGACAGATTCACGCAATGGTCTATGAATCCCATACCTTTGCAAATTGGTCCTACAATCTTCAATTCGACTGTAGCTACAAGGATAGTATGTGCTGGAAAATGGCTTGGGAACGAC GAAATGGATGCTTATATGTTTATATGGAGAGTTAACACATCTTTGGGACGTTGGGGCCCAACCCGTGTTGCTTTCATGTCCGCTATTTTCAGCCTCCAACTCAACGCCGCATACAATGTGTTCCACCCTGACAAGAAATCTTACCAATTGCCTGAGTTTCTTCTTGGTTACGGGAGAGGAGAACTTCCATCTCATGGGCGGACTGATCTAGTTTGGGGCGTTGATATTGATCGTTTATACTTTCCGTTGTTTGTGAACG GTAATCACTGGATTGCTGTCACCGTAAACATCATTGAAAGAAAAGTGGAAGCTTTTGATTGCGGTGGGAGAAGGAATAAGAATAGGTAA
- the LOC108808331 gene encoding uncharacterized protein At4g04775-like, which translates to MSSVNSSSYSTDRLDRQRGIPTRCKCGEKVARFTSKTVTNPGRLFHRCPMGSEMDKTHLFKWTDESVVEEVEDFQELFDVLLVDTSEIQRSMQACETRLKCHESRIVEMEDAVSRCQEKTIKCISDLRILKALFLCCLVMIFIYFNYA; encoded by the exons ATGTCTTCGGTCAATTCTTCATCCTATTCAACAGATCGACTCGACAGACAACGTGGAATTCCCACAAGATGCAAGTGCGGTGAGAAAGTGGCTCGTTTCACTTCGAAAACAGTGACAAATCCGGGAAGATTATTCCATCGTTGTCCGATGGGATCTGAGATG GACAAAACCCATCTGTTCAAGTGGACTGATGAGTCAGTTGTTGAGGAGGTTGAAGATTTCCAGGAACTGTTTGACGTGCTGCTCGTCGACACTTCCGAGATTCAGAGATCAATGCAAGCTTGTGAGACGAGGCTGAAATGCCATGAGAGTAGAATTGTTGAGATGGAAGATGCTGTTTCACGTTGCCAAGAGAAGACTATCAAATGCATTAGCGACTTAAGGATCCTAAAAGCTTTGTTTCTGTGTTGTTTGGTGATGATCTTCATCTACTTTAACTATGCATGA
- the LOC108808329 gene encoding uncharacterized protein LOC108808329, whose protein sequence is MGYAKKGLGPTLCVTFSSSGVNQKERVNIDLNKEPWDSSNIEDEEVPEINPADFVKASKEPCIRKEQVAGDGCGDENGDSENKSFQILTEKDGKSLRPDFVKKDQIFRSKMVLKATMEIWAMKHHFDYTVNKSTRKWWYIRCKDRLCNWAVRAGCLDGSTYFMINKCEGRHTCAPSKRSKFGKTASARTIGSLIQHRFDDSNEGPKSNEIIQFMRMEHSVEITYSHAWEAREFAIAAVRGIPDESYAKIPKYLHMIKEANPGTHTHYETADDGRFLYLFMSFGQSVRGFYNTMRRVIVVDGTFLKNKYKGVLLVATAVDGNSNLYPLAFGVVDSENDDSWGWFFRQLKEVVADSNDLAFVSDRNSSIAKAIATVYPRSAHGICIHHLLTNVVKHFKEKGLTALVEQASKAYRYTEFQERITEIFDMNPELGRYLREADVRKWARSVFPGSRYDIRTTNPAESINSLLKIPREYPVIPLLDSIREFMTRWFYERRLLSSKHLDPLTVKVEKKIDRRIVKAKGFQVYKIDDFRSLVKGDKYDCHVDLGRRTCTCGKYDIGKIPCRHAIPAIYSRGREVHSFTDDVYTTATWRKAYEESINPIAVPESDWNVPAKVKSTKVLPPDSRKSAGRPVKRRYETVEDKIRASQGSSKNKKHKCSRCGNEGHKRGTCDLPI, encoded by the exons ATGGGCTATGCGAAGAAGGGTTTAGGTCCTACCTTGTGTGTCACGTTCTCTAGTAGTGGTGTGAATCAAAAGGAACGAGTCAACATCGATTTGAATAAGGAGCCGTGGGATTCAAGTAATATTGAGGATGAGGAAGTTCCTGAAATAAATCCAGCAGATTTTGTCAAAGCGTCAAAGGAGCCTTGTATAAGGAAGGAGCAAGTCGCTGGGGATGGTTGTGGTGACGAAAATGGAGACAGTGAAAACAAAAGTTTTCAAATCCTTACTGAAAAGGATGGTAAATCTTTGCGCCCAGATTTTGTGAAGAAGGATCAAATTTTCAGAAGTAAAATGGTTCTTAAAGCAACAATGGAGATTTGGGCGATGAAGCATCATTTTGATTACACTGTTAACAAATCTACTAGAAAGTGGTGGTACATTCGATGTAAGGATAGATTGTGCAACTGGGCTGTGCGTGCGGGATGTCTGGATGGGTCTACATACTTCATGATCAACAAGTGCGAGGGAAGACATACATGTGCTCCTTCGAAGAGAAGCAAGTTTGGGAAAACAGCATCGGCAAGAACAATTGGGAGTCTGATACAACATCGATTTGATGATTCAAATGAAGGCCCAAAATCAAACGAGATCATTCAATTTATGAGAATGGAGCACAGTGTTGAGATCACTTATTCGCACGCTTGGGAAGCTCGTGAGTTTGCAATAGCAGCTGTTAGAGGTATACCAGATGAAAGTTATGCTAAAATACCTAAATATTTGCATATGATCAAAGAAGCTAATCCTGGTACGCATACTCACTATGAAACTGCTGACGATGGGAGATTCTTGTATCTATTTATGTCGTTTGGGCAATCAGTTAGAGGATTCTACAATACAATGCGTAGGGTGATCGTTGTAGATGGAACgtttctgaaaaataaatacaaaggaGTTCTACTTGTTGCTACTGCTGTTGATGGTAACTCTAATCTGTATCCGTTAGCATTTGGAGTTGTTGATTCAGAGAATGATGATTCATGGGGGTGGTTCTTCAGACAATTGAAAGAGGTTGTTGCTGATTCCAACGACTTAGCTTTTGTTTCGGATAGAAATTCATCAATCGCTAAAGCTATTGCCACTGTCTACCCTCGATCAGCACATGGAATTTGCATTCACCACTTGCTGACCAATGTGGTTAAACATTTTAAGGAGAAGGGGTTGACTGCCTTGGTCGAACAAGCTTCAAAGGCATATAGGTACACTGAATTTCAGGAACGTATCACCGAAATTTTTGATATGAATCCTGAGCTCGGAAGATATCTACGGGAGGCTGATGTGCGAAAATGGGCTCGTTCTGTCTTCCCTGGTTCCAGGTATGACATTAGGACCACAAACCCCGCAGAATCCATAAATTCACTTCTGAAAATACCTAGAGAATATCCGGTTATTCCTTTACTGGATAGTATAAGAGAATTCATGACTCGATGGTTCTACGAGCGTCGCCTGTTAAGCTCTAAACATCTTGATCCTTTAACCGTTAAGGTGGAGAAAAAGATTGATAGGAGAATTGTGAAGGCAAAAGGATTTCAGGTTTACAAGATTGACGACTTCAGATCGCTTGTGAAAGGAGACAAGTATGATTGTCATGTTGATTTGGGAAGAAGAACATGCACATGTGGGAAGTACGATATAGGAAAAATACCTTGCAGACACGCCATTCCTGCAATTTATTCACGAG GAAGAGAAGTACACAGTTTTACTGATGATGTATACACCACTGCAACGTGGAGAAAAGCCTATGAGGAGTCCATTAATCCAATAGCAGTCCCAGAGTCTGACTGGAATGTCCCAGCAAAGGTTAAAAGTACAAAGGTGTTGCCACCAGATTCAAGAAAGAGTGCTGGTCGACCCGTGAAAAGAAGGTATGAAACAGTAGAAGACAAGATTAGAGCTTCTCAAGGATCAAGCAAGAATAAAAAGCACAAGTGCAGCCGTTGTGGTAACGAAGGACACAAGAGGGGAACTTGCGATTTACCCATTTAG